TTTAACATTTTTCTTTTCTAAATCAATCAAAGTGTTCAAAAGCGAGACGACCCCACTTTCGGTAATAAAGGCCACCGAAAAAAAGAACTCCTCGCATTGACGCAGTTCTGTAATCAAGCTAGTTAGAACTTTTTGCCCTTTACTGCTATCATTGATTAATAATCGGGGCCGGTATTGCTCCAGAGATAAAGAATTTTTATCAATTAAACCAGCCAATAGACCGGCTTTTACAGCTTCAATTGACTCCACTTGCTCTCCTACTAACGATCCATTAATTTTTTAACAATCGGTAAATCCGCTGGTGCCCAATCTAATCCCATTAACTGCTCCACCTTTAGCCAACAATGATGATGATGTTCTAAGCGCTCAAAGCTTTTATTCTGAACAAAAACTAAAAAACCGTGCATTTCTATTGAAAAATCCGGATATTGATGATTAACAGTTAAAAAGAAATTATCCGATTTAACCGTAACTTCAAGCGCCATTTCTTCCTTTAATTCGCGCTCTAATGCTGCTTCTTTCGACTCACCTTCTTCAATCTTTCCGCCGGGGAATTCATATTTTAAAGAAAGATATTGGTGTTTTGACTCAGGACGCTGCATACATAGAATTTCATCTTTGTATTTGATAATGGCTGCTACTACGTTTAGGTGTTTCATTGGGTCTCCTTTTGCTAATGACTATCTGTTTGTGCAGATATCTAACTTGAACTTATGCAGTTTATATCTCGCCTTTTACATTAGCCCATCATTTTATAGTTCCAATTTCCAAAATTTTTGGAACTATGGTTTTCTATAATTCCAATTTTTCGTTTTTTTGGAACTATGGTTTTCTATAGTTCCAATTTTTCGTTTTGAGGGAACTATAGATGTTTCATCAAACCCGAAATACGTCAATATAATTTTTCATTGCATAGACACGATTTCTCGAGTATCCAGTTATTTCTTCCAGTATCCCCTTTTCACACATTGCTAATAAAATTCGACTAACCGTCTGCTTACTGAGTTCATTTGATTCCGCTAAAATATTTGCATTTTGAATAGGATTATTGTAGAAACAATCAAATATCGCCTGAACATTTTCACCACTACCGGTAATCTGAGGAACAATTCGATTATACTCATCGACAAGCGACACCGCCTTACCAAATTTTATCCTTGCTGTCTTTGCCGTTTCTATTGAGGCCTTCAGAAAAAATAAAATCCAACCAATCATATCATGATTTAGTCGTACACGATTTAGAGCATCATAATATTCTGTACGATGTGTTTCAAAGTAATCGGATATGTAAAAGCAAGGCTTTTTCAGTAATCCAGAATTAAGTAAATAAAGAGGTATGATAATCCTGCCAGTTCTTCCGTTTCCATCTAAAAACGGATGGATGCTTTCGAACTGATAATGGATCATTGCTATTCTAATGAATGCTGGCACATAAATTTTATCATTATGGATAAATTTTTCTAAGTCAGTAATCAATTCAGGTATATGTATATGTGCAGGCGGTACATATGATGCATTAGAAGGCATGCTACCTCCAATCCAGTTTTGACTTGTCCGATATTCACCTGGGGTTTTATGTTCACCGCGAACCCCCTGCATTAATTCATTATGAATTTCACAGATCAATCGGGAACTCAGCGGAAAATCATCTTGAATAATTCTATTTACGCCATGTTGAAGTGCATTAATATAATTATGGACTTCTTTCGCATCATCACGTTTTTCAGGATCAAGATCTTTAATCGGCATCATTTCTTCTTCAATTGTTGTTTGCGTACCTTCAATACGATTTGATTTATTAGCTTCTACCTGTAAATGCATTTTGATGTATAAATCTATATTGGGAACCAACTCGGAGTAACTGCCAAGACTCCCTAATTCAAGATTAGCTTGCTCCAAAAGAACGTTTATTTGAGGCGTTTTCCATTCCCATTGGCGATTAATAATTGCTGGAATAAATGAACTAAATTCTGATTGGGGTTCATAAATCCCCGCCTGATATTCCTCTAAATACATAATAACACCTCTATCTAATATGATAACTGAATTACTTGATTACAATCTTGTTGTTCAAACCATTTTGAATATCAATTCATAACAGCACACTTCATTCTAACACAACTTAACTATTCGCTGCATTTCATATTCTACTTTATCCTTTCCTTCTCTCCCACCAAATTAAACCACTGCTCATCTTCCCTGCCAACCCTGGCATCCCCGGTCAAAAAGGTCTCTACAATTTTTAGTCCCTCAACCTTCTTTAGCAGTTCTTCCAGCCTTTCTTCATTCAAATCGGTAAAGTATCGGCCTCTGCGCATACCTTCATAATCCCCGTATTTAAAGGAAGCATAGAAGCTCCCGCCTGGCTTAAGTGCTTTTACAATTCGGTCAAATATATCTGGCAGATCATCAAAGGGCACATGCAGAAGTGATGCACAGGCCCAGACGCCGTCAAATTCCTGCTCGTAATCTATCTGATCAAAAATCAGGCAGGAAACAGGGCGGCCGATTAGGGTTTGAGCCAGCTTGCAACATTCTTCTGCACCGTCTACTGCCGTCACAGTATAACCGGCCTCAATAAAAGCTTTGGCATCTCGACCGGAACCGCAGCCCAAGTCCAGAATTGTGGCCTTTTGTGGCAAATAATTTAAAAACCGCTGATGAATATCCGTAAGATCGGCCGAGACGGTATCGTCCACGAAATCTTTAGCGGTCTGATTATAATAGTTTAGGGTTTCGTTCATGATGGCTCCTTATATGTTGAGTTTTTCCAGCCGTTCCCGGTAAAAACGGGTGGTACGGTAATCAATAATATCTTTAAACTGGCTGACAAAGGACGGATTCTTAACAAAGACGTCCAGCGCCTGAGAAAGACAGAACATCTCGTCTTCCTGATAAAAGAACTTATGCTCGGTTTTCTGTAGAAAGTGAAGAGGGCTTTCATTCATCAGGCTCATTATTTCCTTGTTGCTCCAGCTCTCAAAATCCCGCGTTCTTTTATGACGCAGCAGATCAATCCGATTTGAGGACTTCTGATAAAACAACCAGAAATTTTTAACCAGTTCCTCCTCAGACACCCAGTTTTTCATAGTCCCATCATTCCAGAAGGCCAGAAGTACGGGCATTTTATAGGTTTTAGACATTGAAGTTGTTTCCATCCTTTTCAAAAACTCATGCCCGACACTGCCAATCAGAGCCTCTTCTTCCGGTATCAGTTCACCGTTCTCTTTCAGGAAACCCAGGTAATCATTTTCAGCTGGCCGATTATCTGATTGTCATCTCCAGTTAGACAGTTTCTGACCGTGCTTTGGCTTAATTCATAGACTGACATAGGCCCTCCTTTCTCCTGATTGAAATTTCACCCATAACCTTTTATTAAATAATCACGCAAAAAAACCGCCAGTTTCCACCGACGGCTCGCGCACTTCA
This genomic interval from Eubacteriaceae bacterium ES3 contains the following:
- a CDS encoding (deoxy)nucleoside triphosphate pyrophosphohydrolase codes for the protein MKHLNVVAAIIKYKDEILCMQRPESKHQYLSLKYEFPGGKIEEGESKEAALERELKEEMALEVTVKSDNFFLTVNHQYPDFSIEMHGFLVFVQNKSFERLEHHHHCWLKVEQLMGLDWAPADLPIVKKLMDR
- a CDS encoding Fic family protein, translated to MYLEEYQAGIYEPQSEFSSFIPAIINRQWEWKTPQINVLLEQANLELGSLGSYSELVPNIDLYIKMHLQVEANKSNRIEGTQTTIEEEMMPIKDLDPEKRDDAKEVHNYINALQHGVNRIIQDDFPLSSRLICEIHNELMQGVRGEHKTPGEYRTSQNWIGGSMPSNASYVPPAHIHIPELITDLEKFIHNDKIYVPAFIRIAMIHYQFESIHPFLDGNGRTGRIIIPLYLLNSGLLKKPCFYISDYFETHRTEYYDALNRVRLNHDMIGWILFFLKASIETAKTARIKFGKAVSLVDEYNRIVPQITGSGENVQAIFDCFYNNPIQNANILAESNELSKQTVSRILLAMCEKGILEEITGYSRNRVYAMKNYIDVFRV
- a CDS encoding class I SAM-dependent methyltransferase, translating into MNETLNYYNQTAKDFVDDTVSADLTDIHQRFLNYLPQKATILDLGCGSGRDAKAFIEAGYTVTAVDGAEECCKLAQTLIGRPVSCLIFDQIDYEQEFDGVWACASLLHVPFDDLPDIFDRIVKALKPGGSFYASFKYGDYEGMRRGRYFTDLNEERLEELLKKVEGLKIVETFLTGDARVGREDEQWFNLVGEKERIK